Proteins co-encoded in one Nicotiana sylvestris chromosome 7, ASM39365v2, whole genome shotgun sequence genomic window:
- the LOC104219832 gene encoding uncharacterized protein isoform X1 has protein sequence MTRKMIALFGIVILALIYKAIMPPPPKICGSPNGPPITAPRVKLSDGRYLAYKENGVPRDQAKHKFVFIHGFDCVRHDVALLTTISPEVMQSLGIYIVSIDRPGYGESDPHPKRTPKTLALDIEELADQLELGSKFYVMGFSMGGQAVWGLLKYIPHRLAGAILLTPVTNYWWKSFPANLTKQAYYEQLVQDQWTLRIAHYLPWLTYWWNTQKLFPSSSVASCSEDILFEQDRVLMPIFDSYQSKYRDLVRQQGEYESIHRDLMIGFGTWEFDPMELENPFPNGEGSVHIWQGDEDGHVPYILQRYVAQKLPWVHYHEMKGGGHMFPWAEGMGDKIMKTFLLGEPFVL, from the exons ATGACCAGAAAAATGATAGCCCTTTTTGGTATAGTGATATTAGCATTAATTTATAAGGCAATTATGCCACCACCTCCCAAGATTTGTGGCTCACCTAATGGACCACCAATTACAGCACCAAGAGTCAAGCTTTCTGATGGCAGATATTTGGCTTATAAAGAAAATGGTGTTCCTAGAGACCAAGCAAAACATAAATTTGTTTTCATCCATGGATTTGATTGTGTTAGACATGATGTTGCTCTGCTCACCACTATTTCTCCT GAAGTTATGCAAAGTTTGGGAATATATATTGTGTCAATTGATAGACCTGGTTATGGAGAAAGTGATCCTCATCCCAAAAGAACACCAAAAACCTTAGCTCTTGATATAGAAGAGTTAGCTGATCAATTGGAATTGGGATCTAAATTCTATGTTATGGGATTTTCTATGGGTGGACAAGCTGTTTGGGGCCTTCTTAAGTATATTCCTCACAG ATTGGCTGGAGCAATTCTTCTTACTCCAGTGACTAACTACTGGTGGAAAAGCTTTCCTGCAAATTTGACAAAACAAGCATACTATGAGCAGCTTGTACAAGATCAATGGACACTTCGGATTGCTCACTATCTCCCATGGTTGACATATTGGTGGAACACTCAAAAGTTATTTCCATCTTCTAGTGTTGCATCTTGCAGTGAAGATATTCTTTTCGAACAAGACCGAGTACTAATGCCTATCTTTGATTCCTATCAGAGTAAATATCGG GACCTGGTAAGACAACAAGGGGAGTATGAATCAATCCACCGCGACCTAATGATAGGTTTCGGGACATGGGAATTCGACCCTATGGAACTCGAAAACCCTTTCCCTAATGGTGAAGGCTCTGTTCATATTTGGCAAGGTGATGAAGATGGTCATGTACCTTACATTCTACAACGTTACGTCGCACAGAAACTACCATGGGTTCATTATCATGAAATGAAAGGCGGAGGTCATATGTTTCCATGGGCTGAAGGAATGGGAGATAAAATTATGAAGACTTTCTTACTTGGAGAGCCCTTTGTTCTATAA
- the LOC104219831 gene encoding uncharacterized protein isoform X1 — MSRVYQEQPIYVRRGITGKVLVILFIGFLALAYQAIRPPPPKICGSQNGPPVTAPRIKLSDGRHLAYKEQGVPKEQAKYKIVFIHGFDCCKHDVVVASTLSPDVIESLGIYIVSFDRPGYGESDPHPQRTPKSLALDVEELADQLKLGSKFYVVGFSMGGQAVWGCLKYIPHRLAGAALLTPVVNYWWPSFPANLSRKSYYDQLLPDQWTLRVAHYLPWLTYWWNTQKYFPSSSVAAHSPDIFFTQDRQLGPKFAASQEQYRAQIRQQGEFESLHRDAMVGFGTWEFDPMELKNPFPHGEGSVHLWQGDEDGLVPVILQRYVAERLPWIQYHELKGGGHLFPYADGMGDKIIKTFLLGENFVL; from the exons ATGTCGAGGGTCTATCAGGAACAGCCTATTTACGTTCGTAgag GTATAACTGGGAAAGTACTTGTTATTCTCTTCATTGGGTTCTTAGCATTGGCTTATCAAGCAATTCGGCCACCTCCTCCGAAAATTTGTGGTTCGCAAAATGGTCCTCCAGTTACTGCACCAAGAATAAAGCTTTCTGATGGAAGGCATTTGGCTTATAAAGAGCAAGGAGTTCCAAAAGAACAAGCAAAATACAAGATAGTGTTTATCCATGGTTTTGATTGTTGCAAACATGATGTTGTTGTTGCCAGCACCCTTTCTCCT GATGTTATTGAGAGTTTGGGAATATATATTGTGTCATTTGATAGACCTGGTTATGGCGAAAGCGATCCGCATCCACAACGAACGCCTAAGAGTTTAGCTCTTGATGTTGAGGAGTTAGCTGATCAATTGAAATTGGGATCCAAATTTTATGTTGTTGGATTTTCCATGGGTGGTCAAGCAGTTTGGGGCTGTCTCAAATATATTCCTCATAG ATTGGCAGGAGCGGCTCTTCTAACACCTGTGGTTAACTACTGGTGGCCTAGTTTCCCTGCAAATTTATCTCGAAAATCATACTACGATCAACTTCTCCCCGATCAATGGACACTTCGGGTTGCTCACTATCTTCCATGGCTAACTTACTGGTGGAACACTCAGAAATATTTCCCTTCTTCTAGTGTTGCAGCTCACAGCCCTGATATCTTTTTCACTCAAGACAGACAACTCGGACCCAAGTTTGCTGCCTCTCAAGAACAATATCGG GCACAAATTAGACAACAAGGGGAATTTGAATCACTTCATCGCGATGCAATGGTTGGTTTTGGAACATGGGAATTTGATCCGATGGAACTAAAAAATCCGTTCCCTCATGGTGAAGGTTCCGTTCATCTATGGCAAGGCGATGAGGACGGGCTTGTACCTGTCATTCTGCAACGATACGTTGCAGAACGACTGCCATGGATTCAATACCATGAACTTAAAGGTGGAGGTCACTTGTTTCCTTATGCAGATGGAATGGGAGATAAGATTATTAAGACATTCCTACTTGGGGAAAACTTTGTTCTATAA
- the LOC104219831 gene encoding uncharacterized protein isoform X2 — protein MAESHANSGITGKVLVILFIGFLALAYQAIRPPPPKICGSQNGPPVTAPRIKLSDGRHLAYKEQGVPKEQAKYKIVFIHGFDCCKHDVVVASTLSPDVIESLGIYIVSFDRPGYGESDPHPQRTPKSLALDVEELADQLKLGSKFYVVGFSMGGQAVWGCLKYIPHRLAGAALLTPVVNYWWPSFPANLSRKSYYDQLLPDQWTLRVAHYLPWLTYWWNTQKYFPSSSVAAHSPDIFFTQDRQLGPKFAASQEQYRAQIRQQGEFESLHRDAMVGFGTWEFDPMELKNPFPHGEGSVHLWQGDEDGLVPVILQRYVAERLPWIQYHELKGGGHLFPYADGMGDKIIKTFLLGENFVL, from the exons TCAG GTATAACTGGGAAAGTACTTGTTATTCTCTTCATTGGGTTCTTAGCATTGGCTTATCAAGCAATTCGGCCACCTCCTCCGAAAATTTGTGGTTCGCAAAATGGTCCTCCAGTTACTGCACCAAGAATAAAGCTTTCTGATGGAAGGCATTTGGCTTATAAAGAGCAAGGAGTTCCAAAAGAACAAGCAAAATACAAGATAGTGTTTATCCATGGTTTTGATTGTTGCAAACATGATGTTGTTGTTGCCAGCACCCTTTCTCCT GATGTTATTGAGAGTTTGGGAATATATATTGTGTCATTTGATAGACCTGGTTATGGCGAAAGCGATCCGCATCCACAACGAACGCCTAAGAGTTTAGCTCTTGATGTTGAGGAGTTAGCTGATCAATTGAAATTGGGATCCAAATTTTATGTTGTTGGATTTTCCATGGGTGGTCAAGCAGTTTGGGGCTGTCTCAAATATATTCCTCATAG ATTGGCAGGAGCGGCTCTTCTAACACCTGTGGTTAACTACTGGTGGCCTAGTTTCCCTGCAAATTTATCTCGAAAATCATACTACGATCAACTTCTCCCCGATCAATGGACACTTCGGGTTGCTCACTATCTTCCATGGCTAACTTACTGGTGGAACACTCAGAAATATTTCCCTTCTTCTAGTGTTGCAGCTCACAGCCCTGATATCTTTTTCACTCAAGACAGACAACTCGGACCCAAGTTTGCTGCCTCTCAAGAACAATATCGG GCACAAATTAGACAACAAGGGGAATTTGAATCACTTCATCGCGATGCAATGGTTGGTTTTGGAACATGGGAATTTGATCCGATGGAACTAAAAAATCCGTTCCCTCATGGTGAAGGTTCCGTTCATCTATGGCAAGGCGATGAGGACGGGCTTGTACCTGTCATTCTGCAACGATACGTTGCAGAACGACTGCCATGGATTCAATACCATGAACTTAAAGGTGGAGGTCACTTGTTTCCTTATGCAGATGGAATGGGAGATAAGATTATTAAGACATTCCTACTTGGGGAAAACTTTGTTCTATAA